The stretch of DNA CCACATTgcgaaaacaaaaaaaaatgtccttacatgacaaaaaaaatataatgacCAGGTTAACACGATAAAAAATCCACGGGATctctaccaaaaaaaaaaaatgcgcgactcaaaaaaaatacagaacaggaaaagaattaaatttacaaagtaatatattttatctctCAGTGTTTGGACGTACTTTTTAGCCTCCTCGAACACCGAAGAGGTGACATCCATTCATCCACTTTcacttaattcttttttttttacacacacaaGGAGATACGGAACATCCGGGATGCGCGAcagaggaaagaaaattgttctattttttttctcttgtttaAACATATAacttaaattataattaactCACATCATCGTATTTTTCTATTGTTAAAACGTGGGcgtataattttctttcttactttctttttttttctttaacttctaCAAATAATCCTGCCGATGGAGatgatcattaaaaattaacacgaaaaaaatggatgttttttcactaaattttcattctctttcattttggttgttgttgtttttaattatattttgtgtgtttgttttactatttttttttgctcatctttACTTGGTTTTTCTCCTCCTCATTTTGTTGTTGATTTCCTTGTGAAAAGTATAAATTTCCTCTGGGGAAGGGGATTTCTTGTTTTGGGGGGGGATGTGTAGATGGTACTGCTGTGTTTGTTTGAGGGGGGGTTGGTCGCGTTTACTTTGTGTAAAGGTAGATGGCCACAATGAGACCGTAGAGACCCAAGACTTCAGCGAAAATGAGGATGAGGATCATACCGACGAAGAGACGAGGTTGCTGGGCAGTACCACGTACACCGGCATCACCAACGATACCGATCGCAAACCCGGCCGCCAAACCGGAGAAGCCCACAGCCAAACCAGCACCCAGATGGATGAAGCCTCtgtaattttttcaaagaatcatttctttagcaattttctcaaaacaaaaaaaaagtttttgaaggAATATGGTTGGAAAACTTACTTATACAGACTGTATTTGCTTGGTTCTTCCAGGGCACCAGCGATAAGTACAGCCACGACCAGACCGTAGATGGCAATAATACCAGCCATGACAACGGGAATGATGGATTTCATGATCAACTCTGGTCGCATCACCGACATGGCGGCAATACCTGTTCCTGACTTTGCTGTTCCATAAGCAGCTCCCAGCGCtattaatttacaaagaaaaataaacaaaattcattagaaaattgttattcttttaattttgaagtttttaaaaatatttattagtcTCACATTCATTCATACAAGGAACCTGGTGGGTTAATCGGTAAACTCTTCGACTTGAGAACTGATTGAAGTGGGTTCTAAtgacaaaataaatctttttttctgattttctgttta from Lutzomyia longipalpis isolate SR_M1_2022 chromosome 1, ASM2433408v1 encodes:
- the LOC129787065 gene encoding V-type proton ATPase 16 kDa proteolipid subunit c, giving the protein MALPEESPVYGPFFGVMGAAAAIIFSALGAAYGTAKSGTGIAAMSVMRPELIMKSIIPVVMAGIIAIYGLVVAVLIAGALEEPSKYSLYKGFIHLGAGLAVGFSGLAAGFAIGIVGDAGVRGTAQQPRLFVGMILILIFAEVLGLYGLIVAIYLYTK